A portion of the Adhaeribacter radiodurans genome contains these proteins:
- a CDS encoding porin: MKNNVWLLQLKKSNWCYFTAFLLVNTFIFRASAQQGVQDSTISQGEGIYSVFKKFENLKFSGYIQPQFQVAQSAGTPSFAGGDFAANSNSRFMLRRGRVRMEYTMLHKDNLPSVSFAFQFDINERRIQIRDFYGKIYENRFNKFHLTTGMFSRPFGFEVNYSSSQRESPERGRMSQTLFRNERDLGLMLSLEPQRKDDALKNLRIEAGLFNGTGVAAPTDYDSHKDFIGRVSLKPTEVAKNLTFSGSVSHYNGGMRQFGKQVYRLHNTATGPVFQVDSAETNIGKIATRRYYGADVQLKILNKWGTTELRGEFITGRQPGLASTSEVPAIEPIAEEVTIINNQPFTRKVNLPIYHRKFNGAYFYLIQDIKTNRDQIAIKYDWYDPNQEVKNREIGRPGDNTTEADIKFSTLSGGYIHNFNNNVRLTIWYDWVKNQATQLPKYSHDYKDNILTIRMMYRF; this comes from the coding sequence ATGAAAAACAACGTTTGGTTGCTCCAACTAAAAAAGAGCAATTGGTGCTACTTTACAGCCTTTTTACTGGTAAATACTTTTATATTCCGGGCTTCGGCTCAACAAGGGGTTCAGGATTCTACTATTTCACAAGGCGAAGGGATATACTCGGTTTTTAAAAAATTCGAAAATTTAAAATTCAGCGGTTACATTCAACCACAGTTCCAAGTGGCGCAAAGTGCGGGTACCCCGAGCTTTGCCGGCGGCGATTTTGCGGCTAATTCTAATAGCCGGTTTATGTTGCGGCGGGGCCGGGTCAGGATGGAATATACCATGCTTCATAAAGATAATTTGCCTTCGGTTTCGTTTGCGTTTCAATTTGATATTAATGAGCGCAGAATACAAATCCGGGATTTTTATGGGAAAATATACGAAAACCGATTTAATAAATTTCATTTAACCACAGGCATGTTCTCCCGGCCTTTCGGGTTCGAGGTAAATTATTCTTCGTCGCAGCGGGAATCTCCGGAACGGGGCCGCATGTCGCAAACTTTATTCCGGAACGAACGGGATTTAGGGTTGATGCTAAGCTTGGAACCCCAGCGCAAAGATGATGCTCTAAAAAATCTCCGGATCGAGGCTGGCTTGTTTAATGGCACCGGGGTAGCAGCCCCTACCGACTACGACAGCCACAAAGATTTTATTGGCCGTGTATCTTTAAAGCCCACCGAGGTAGCAAAAAATTTAACTTTTTCCGGCAGTGTTTCGCACTACAATGGGGGCATGCGCCAGTTCGGGAAACAAGTGTATCGCTTACATAATACCGCAACCGGACCCGTGTTTCAGGTAGATTCTGCGGAAACCAACATTGGTAAAATTGCTACCCGGCGTTATTATGGAGCCGATGTGCAGTTAAAAATTCTAAATAAATGGGGCACCACCGAACTGCGCGGCGAATTTATAACGGGCCGACAACCCGGTCTTGCTTCCACTTCCGAAGTGCCAGCTATCGAACCCATTGCCGAGGAGGTTACTATCATAAATAATCAGCCATTTACCCGTAAAGTAAACCTGCCTATTTACCACCGTAAATTTAACGGCGCTTATTTTTATCTTATACAGGATATTAAAACTAACCGCGACCAAATTGCAATTAAGTACGATTGGTACGATCCAAACCAAGAAGTAAAAAACCGCGAAATAGGCCGCCCGGGTGACAACACCACCGAAGCCGATATTAAGTTCAGCACGCTAAGCGGCGGGTATATTCATAATTTTAATAACAACGTGCGCCTTACTATTTGGTACGATTGGGTGAAAAACCAGGCGACGCAATTACCCAAATACTCCCACGACTATAAAGACAACATTTTAACGATCCGGATGATGTACCGCTTTTAA